In the Candidatus Schekmanbacteria bacterium genome, TGCATTTATTTGGGTTTCAACATTTTTCATTGTTGGATATCTTTTTGCAGAAAGCCTCCATATGATAGATTCAATAAACAGGGCAATTTTATGGGGCACAATATTTTTAATTATCATTGCCTATGTTTATTATGTTGTCAAAAGTTATGTAAAAAAGAACGGAAAAGGAGGTTTTTTTGAAAATGGCTCTGATTGTGAGAAGCAAGGTAAAAGAGTTTCTTGAGTTGAACATCTCTGAAGAGTTTTACGCTGAACTTGAAAAGAAGGTTGAAGAAATCCTGAAAAAAGCTGAAGAGAGAGCAAAGGCAAATATGCGAAGAACTGTTTTTGCAAGGGATATTTAGGCTGGAATCTTTCCCATTTTCAGTGAAGCCAATTTCTCTTCATAGAATGAAATCTCCTCTCTTATCAAGATTATTCTTTCATATTCCTCTTTCAACTTCCTGTTAAGACGCCTTGCTTTATCAATTCTCTCATTTAAATGGTCAAACCTTTCAAGACTATCAAAATAAATCGGAGGTTCTATTCTCGGTCTTTTTCTAAAAGATATGCCGTAAGTTCTGGCTTCCGCGGCAAGAGAATCTCGCCTTTTTTCAAGAGCTTTCCTTTTTGAATTTTCCAATGCGTAAAACTGATTCTCACACTCTAGCCTCCTTAGTTCGGCATTCCAATAATTTTCAATTTCTTCACGGCTTGTCTGCTCGCAATACATCAATAAAGTGTCCATTTTTACTTATTTTTAAAGTTTTCATAGTTAATAAATCTTTCCATTTT is a window encoding:
- a CDS encoding DUF1931 domain-containing protein — its product is MALIVRSKVKEFLELNISEEFYAELEKKVEEILKKAEERAKANMRRTVFARDI